AAACCTGCCAAATCAGCTAGAACAAGAACTTGCCAGCTATCGCGATACCTTTACTCGCCTTGTCACAGCATACAAGCAGCTCGGATTGTCACAGCAGTCGGGGTTGCTAGGGCAGTTCATAACAGAGCTAGATAAACAGATCCTGTCACAACCTAGCGTTGCATTGGTTGAACTGGAACGAGCAGTTTTATCAGGCTCTGAGCTTACCACCGCTCCTACCGGCATTGCATACCTAGACCAAATCAGTGCAGAGGTTTTAGCACAGCGCTCAACGATTGGCTTTAAGTACAATCAAGGATTACTAGGTGACACTCGTAGCCGTTCACACAGTATTGAAACGGATTTCGAAGCATTCAACCAAACCATGGTAACGGCGTTGGATGAAGCCGTAGAGTCACTGACGACTATTAAGTGGACTATTTCCGTCGGTCTCATTTTGGCAATTATCGCTCTTATCCTAACTATCCTTCGCTCGATCAGTCGTGACGTTGATTTGTTGCAAGCTTCGATCTCACGAATAGCACAAGACAACGACTTAACACATAGAGTGAGCGTAAAAGGCAACAATGAAATAGCTTCTATCGGGCAGGCAGTTAACTCGTTAATCGACAGCTTTAAACACCTGATTGCTGACACACAACAACAGTCAAGCCAATTAAAAAACAGCAGTGCGAGCATGAGTGCTGAACTGCAAAACGTCGTCGAACAGCTCCACAATCAAAGCGATCACACCAACTCAATGGCGACAGCAGTACAACAGATGGTGACGACTATTGATGAGATTTCGCAAACGACGCATCACGCGGCAGATGTGGTAAACCAAGCATCAAGCAACTCGGTACAGAGCCGTCAATTCGTAGACGATACGGTTAGCAACATTCAATCACTCTCAGCAGTGCTCGCAGAAAGCAATAACGAGATACGCTCTCTTAATGACCATGTCGGCAAAATAGGTGGAGCGGTACACATCATTCAAGATATTGCCGAACAAACGAACTTACTTGCACTGAATGCGGCTATTGAAGCTGCTCGTGCCGGTGAGCAAGGTCGTGGTTTCGCAGTTGTGGCCGATGAAGTACGCGCTCTCGCGAGTCGTACTCACCAGTCTACTGAGGAAATCACGAATCTTGTCTCCGCTATTCAATCTCAAATGACAACCGTCGTTGATGATATCGAACAGTGCAACACCCAAGGTGCGGAAACACTGAGTGCTTCTGCGAAACTCGACACCGCACTTCAGCAAATATCTGATGACATGACGCGTATTCAATCCAACTCGGAACAAATCGCCGCTGCAATTGAAGAGCAAGGCATCGTAATGAACCAAGTAGGCGAGTCGATTACAGACCTAAACCAGATTTCTACGGACAATATGAACAATGCCACGGCTTGTATCGAGGAAGTTCAAAAGGTATCAAACCAAACTCAACATATGGATAAAGCCATCTCTGTATTCAAAATTTAGTATTACGCCCCAAATAGGAATACTAAATACTAAAAGAAAAGCCTCTGTTTTTAACAGAGGTCTTTGTTTTTCTGCGACGAGCGCCTTACTTCTTTACGATAACCTGTTCATGCTCCGTGAGTTCTCGAACAAACGGCGATGGTGAGGATTGGTAAGTCACCCAAACCTTCACTTTGGCTCGAGTCATTGCGACATAAAACAAACGTCTCTCTTCGGCATGAGGGTATGTATCGGTGCCAGAAGTCAGCGCATCGTTGAGGTGAACAAACTTACGCTTCGCTGGGAACTGTCCCTCATCGGCATTAACAATAATGACAAAGTCAGCTTCTTTACCTTTACTGGCATGGCAAGTCATGTAGTCGAGCGATAGATTTGAGAATCGCTTGCACCAATCGTCGAAAAGCTCAGGTTTGTGGTAATGGTTGCGACCTAACAACAGCACTGATTTCGTCACCTTTGCTTTGCTATTAAGGTCATCTAGGATCTTTTCAACGCGGTTACCGTGCTCTACTACCACCGCCTTTTGTTTAACCGACTTATGGCTCTTGATCTCCTTGGTGAGCTGCGTTGGATTGGCCTGAATGAAGTCTGAGGAGACCTCAAGCAGCTTGTCACTAAATCGATATGTCGTGTCGAGTAAATGGATTGAAGAATCAGGAAAGCGCTGACCAAACTCTGTGGTCAGATCCACATCAGACCCCGTGAACTGGTATATCGACTGCCAATCATCCCCCACAGCAAACAATGATGCCGTATTACCCTTCTGTTCACACAGCGATTGTACAAGAGCAAGCCTATCCGGCGAGATATCTTGATACTCATCGACCATAATAAACTTCCACGGCGATGAAAATTTACGAGACGAAACACGTTTCGTGGCATTAGTAATCATCGAGGTAAAATCAATTTGATCGTTGTCTTTGAGCATTTTTTGCCATGCTTGATAGCATGGCCAACAGAGCGCAAGCTCACTATTTAGGCGAGTGTAATCTGACTCATCGATGATTTTTTCCTGAATGGCCTTTTTGCTTAAGCCTGTGGCGATAAGCTGATCAAGTTGCTGCTCCAGCCAGGCGATGAGCTTAGGGTTCTCGCTTTGACTACCCAGCTCTTCATCGCCTTTTAAATACGCAATAGGCCACTTAGACAAATGCTTTTGCCAACGTTTAAAGTTGGTCGGTGTCATCCAATGCTTTTTGAGCCACTCAATACACCAACCTGTTTTTTGCGAAGACTCTGTGGCCAACGGCGAAAGTTTCGGAGGTTGAATCTCCGTTTCCTTGAGGATTTGAAGACCGAGCTGGTGAAAGGTCAGCACGGAAATTTCATCCGCAGTCTTACCCAGTTTCCGCTCAAGACGATCACGCATTTCTTGCGCGGCTTCTCGTCCAAATGCCACCAGCAAGATTTGATCAGGTTGCGCGAGATGACTCTGCAAAAGATAAGATACTCTCGCCATCAATACGCTTGTCTTGCCCGACCCTGCGCCAGCTAGAATAAGGTTTTGATCGTTGTTGTGCAGAACCGCCAACTGTTGTGAATAGTTCATTGGCGAGGATTCAGATTGTGAAAACAGCACCTGCCAGTTCTCCCGCTCCTCTTCTAACCAATTTACATTTCTCTCTTGCAAAGCATTGGGAGCATCCTCAATCCAAGGAAGCAGTTTTTGAATTCGGTTCGGCATCGTGCGCATTGCTTCCGCAATCGACATATTCATCTCAAGAAACTGGCTGTCTACTTCAGCAACCCAATTGTTCATCATCGATTGAGGAAGAAACTGCGGTAATGTTCGCAGGCGATTGAGCTCCTGCTCCCATTTAGGTAGGTAGTTTTTCAGAAGCGCACATTGTTCTTGATGCCAGCTTTGATATACCGATACCGCATGCTTCGCAAAGCGTTGTGCTTCTTGCCACGGTAAGCCTTGCACAACCCATTGCACTTGTCTGTTGTCAGATTCATGTGCGTGAACCGTGATAGAGGACCATATCAGCCCTCTTTTCACACTGAGCTTGCCACTCCATTCACAAAATGGAATCCGCACTTCTGCCCTCACAGAGTGAAGCACCAAGCAATGTTGTTGCAGTTCGATAGTGCGAAACTCGTGTTGAGTGAACATTTCAGCAGTGGGAGTAGCGGTTAGCAGCATGATAAATCTGAATAGCGTTGTTGTGTTTTATGTTTGTAGTCTACTGTATCGCAAGGCTAATTCCATCCAAGTTTATGTA
This is a stretch of genomic DNA from Vibrio maritimus. It encodes these proteins:
- a CDS encoding methyl-accepting chemotaxis protein, translating into MKIKHQLIILGALSLMAILAVLTSSTYFARHAENLSSAMTQLGKLEVTLLNLRRNEKDFLLRKDEKYLEKFTKNAALFLDQKRQLDLTLSESGVNLPNQLEQELASYRDTFTRLVTAYKQLGLSQQSGLLGQFITELDKQILSQPSVALVELERAVLSGSELTTAPTGIAYLDQISAEVLAQRSTIGFKYNQGLLGDTRSRSHSIETDFEAFNQTMVTALDEAVESLTTIKWTISVGLILAIIALILTILRSISRDVDLLQASISRIAQDNDLTHRVSVKGNNEIASIGQAVNSLIDSFKHLIADTQQQSSQLKNSSASMSAELQNVVEQLHNQSDHTNSMATAVQQMVTTIDEISQTTHHAADVVNQASSNSVQSRQFVDDTVSNIQSLSAVLAESNNEIRSLNDHVGKIGGAVHIIQDIAEQTNLLALNAAIEAARAGEQGRGFAVVADEVRALASRTHQSTEEITNLVSAIQSQMTTVVDDIEQCNTQGAETLSASAKLDTALQQISDDMTRIQSNSEQIAAAIEEQGIVMNQVGESITDLNQISTDNMNNATACIEEVQKVSNQTQHMDKAISVFKI
- the helD gene encoding DNA helicase IV, producing the protein MLLTATPTAEMFTQHEFRTIELQQHCLVLHSVRAEVRIPFCEWSGKLSVKRGLIWSSITVHAHESDNRQVQWVVQGLPWQEAQRFAKHAVSVYQSWHQEQCALLKNYLPKWEQELNRLRTLPQFLPQSMMNNWVAEVDSQFLEMNMSIAEAMRTMPNRIQKLLPWIEDAPNALQERNVNWLEEERENWQVLFSQSESSPMNYSQQLAVLHNNDQNLILAGAGSGKTSVLMARVSYLLQSHLAQPDQILLVAFGREAAQEMRDRLERKLGKTADEISVLTFHQLGLQILKETEIQPPKLSPLATESSQKTGWCIEWLKKHWMTPTNFKRWQKHLSKWPIAYLKGDEELGSQSENPKLIAWLEQQLDQLIATGLSKKAIQEKIIDESDYTRLNSELALCWPCYQAWQKMLKDNDQIDFTSMITNATKRVSSRKFSSPWKFIMVDEYQDISPDRLALVQSLCEQKGNTASLFAVGDDWQSIYQFTGSDVDLTTEFGQRFPDSSIHLLDTTYRFSDKLLEVSSDFIQANPTQLTKEIKSHKSVKQKAVVVEHGNRVEKILDDLNSKAKVTKSVLLLGRNHYHKPELFDDWCKRFSNLSLDYMTCHASKGKEADFVIIVNADEGQFPAKRKFVHLNDALTSGTDTYPHAEERRLFYVAMTRAKVKVWVTYQSSPSPFVRELTEHEQVIVKK